A portion of the Wolbachia endosymbiont of Oedothorax gibbosus genome contains these proteins:
- a CDS encoding IS4 family transposase, which translates to MANESNEWAKNEFGDASLGDKRLTERLVNIANSVIGSPESSINEACGSWSEAKAAYRFFQNENVKEVDILASHIDKTVERTKAHKRVLVIQDTTYISYSSHKKTSGLGSIAGKGGKGTVMHTALAVSTEGLVLGILDQKIYSRPPISEEEKRLKSHRSNVHIEDKESMKWLESLKKTNNIIDQTQTEVITVCDREADIHDFFELAHNLNSAILVRARHNRNVNKKFMYTRNKQKLWSFIQGLPCTGKVEVEIPARDDKQKRTAFLEIRFGKFMMSPHESHIKCKEGHIKYKPAALFSLQLYAIHVVERNSPPGASPLEWMLLTNLSVSTFEEAVEKISWYCLRWKIEILHKILKSGLKVEECRLGTAERLMRYLTVMSIIAWRIFFITSIARTNPTLPCTGLLAEEEWKVLYVKIHRKPCPSIAPTIKEAVSWIAQLGGHLARKSDPKPGPITLWKGWRRLFDLAEGWRLAHEPHICG; encoded by the coding sequence ATGGCAAACGAGAGTAATGAGTGGGCTAAAAATGAATTTGGAGATGCTTCACTTGGAGATAAAAGATTGACCGAAAGATTAGTGAATATTGCTAATAGTGTGATAGGTTCACCTGAAAGCTCAATTAATGAGGCATGCGGAAGTTGGTCAGAAGCAAAAGCTGCATATCGTTTTTTTCAAAATGAGAACGTAAAAGAAGTTGATATTCTAGCTTCACACATTGATAAAACAGTTGAAAGAACAAAAGCTCATAAAAGAGTCCTTGTAATTCAAGATACAACTTATATTTCATACTCAAGTCATAAAAAAACAAGCGGATTGGGAAGTATTGCTGGGAAAGGAGGTAAAGGTACAGTAATGCATACAGCCCTTGCTGTTAGTACGGAAGGTTTGGTACTAGGAATATTGGATCAAAAGATTTACTCGAGGCCACCAATTTCTGAAGAAGAAAAAAGACTAAAGAGTCATCGTAGTAACGTTCATATTGAGGATAAAGAAAGTATGAAATGGCTAGAAAGCTTAAAGAAAACAAATAATATTATAGATCAGACCCAAACAGAGGTTATAACTGTATGTGACAGAGAAGCAGATATACATGATTTTTTTGAACTTGCACATAATCTTAACTCAGCAATTTTAGTAAGAGCTCGTCACAACAGAAATGTAAATAAAAAATTTATGTATACCAGGAATAAGCAAAAATTATGGTCATTTATCCAAGGTCTTCCTTGCACTGGAAAAGTAGAAGTTGAAATCCCTGCTAGAGATGATAAGCAAAAAAGGACAGCATTTCTAGAAATTAGATTCGGAAAATTTATGATGAGTCCACATGAAAGCCACATAAAATGTAAAGAAGGTCACATAAAATATAAACCAGCAGCATTATTCAGTCTACAACTTTACGCAATTCATGTTGTTGAAAGAAATTCTCCTCCAGGAGCAAGTCCGCTAGAGTGGATGCTTTTAACAAATCTTTCGGTCAGTACTTTTGAAGAAGCTGTTGAAAAAATTAGTTGGTATTGTTTGAGATGGAAAATAGAGATATTGCATAAGATTTTAAAATCTGGTCTCAAAGTTGAGGAATGTAGACTTGGAACAGCAGAAAGATTAATGAGGTATTTAACAGTCATGAGCATTATTGCTTGGAGAATTTTCTTTATTACATCAATTGCAAGAACTAACCCAACATTACCATGTACTGGCTTATTAGCTGAGGAAGAATGGAAAGTTTTATATGTTAAAATACACAGAAAACCATGTCCAAGTATAGCCCCTACTATAAAAGAAGCCGTTTCGTGGATTGCTCAACTTGGAGGTCATTTAGCAAGAAAAAGCGACCCAAAACCAGGACCAATTACTCTTTGGAAAGGGTGGAGACGTCTCTTTGATCTAGCAGAAGGATGGAGACTTGCTCATGAACCACATATTTGTGGGTAA
- a CDS encoding Rpn family recombination-promoting nuclease/putative transposase, producing the protein MALSKFLNVRNDYAFKRIFGTEKNKDILIHFLNDILGLTDDNKIKDVSFLSPIQDPVIASQKQSIVDVLCVDSTGVKTIIEMQVAKTRGFEKRAQYYAAKAYSSQADVGDQYHDLKGVIFIAIADFILFPNKLAYKSDHVTFDKMTFEHDLKDFSFTFIELPKFNKTKEDQLENIVEKWIYFFKHADETSEEDLKKIIGSDVIIGKAYDELNQYNWSKEERLAYDQAKKRTDDYLSTLEEKLHEGILIGKEEGILIGHEKGREERNIEVARNLLKAGVSIDIISQTTGLPQARIAQLKEEIS; encoded by the coding sequence ATGGCTCTTTCGAAATTTCTCAATGTGCGAAATGATTATGCATTTAAGAGAATATTTGGTACCGAAAAAAACAAAGATATTCTTATTCACTTTCTTAATGATATACTAGGTCTTACCGATGACAATAAGATTAAAGATGTCTCCTTTCTCAGTCCCATTCAAGACCCTGTCATTGCCTCTCAAAAGCAAAGCATTGTTGATGTTCTCTGTGTTGATTCTACAGGGGTCAAAACCATCATTGAGATGCAAGTCGCTAAAACAAGGGGATTTGAGAAACGTGCCCAATACTACGCTGCCAAAGCTTATTCAAGTCAAGCTGATGTAGGTGACCAGTATCATGATCTTAAAGGGGTTATCTTTATTGCTATTGCTGATTTTATCCTATTTCCTAATAAGCTGGCTTATAAGTCTGATCACGTTACTTTTGATAAGATGACCTTTGAACATGATCTCAAAGACTTTAGTTTCACTTTTATAGAGCTACCAAAATTTAACAAAACAAAAGAAGATCAATTAGAAAATATTGTTGAAAAGTGGATCTATTTTTTTAAGCACGCAGATGAAACGAGCGAAGAGGATCTAAAAAAAATAATAGGTAGTGATGTCATTATTGGTAAGGCTTATGATGAGTTAAACCAATATAATTGGAGTAAAGAAGAACGTCTTGCTTATGATCAAGCTAAGAAACGTACCGATGATTATTTATCTACCCTTGAAGAAAAACTTCATGAAGGCATCCTCATAGGCAAAGAAGAAGGCATCCTTATCGGTCATGAAAAAGGCAGAGAAGAGAGGAATATTGAAGTCGCAAGAAACCTACTTAAGGCTGGTGTTTCCATTGATATCATCTCACAAACGACCGGCCTCCCTCAAGCTAGAATTGCACAACTCAAGGAAGAAATATCTTGA
- a CDS encoding Rpn family recombination-promoting nuclease/putative transposase: MALSKFLDPKNDVAFRRIFGTEKNKDILIHFLNDILGFAGKNAIQGIEFLSTIQDPDIASKKQSIVDVLCRDSSGIQYVCEMQVAKTKGFEKRAQYYAAKAYSRQADKGDQYQDLKEIIFIAIADCVLFPDKSEYKSKHTIRDEDTNEHDLKDFYFIFIELPKFPKTKEDQLSSIVEKWVYFFKYADETSEEELEKIIGSDLIIKKAYEELNRFNWSEKEFIAYEQEIKRILDEQAVLAQKLDDATEKGREEGRQEGRQEGILIGHEKGREEGIQIGEEKGEKQAKIAVAKEMLADKMSINTIARLTGLPISEVEKLKK, encoded by the coding sequence ATGGCTCTTTCTAAGTTCCTCGACCCCAAAAATGATGTCGCATTTCGGCGTATCTTTGGCACTGAGAAGAATAAAGATATCCTAATTCACTTCCTCAATGATATTCTGGGTTTTGCTGGCAAAAATGCAATACAGGGTATAGAGTTTTTAAGTACTATTCAAGACCCTGATATTGCCTCTAAAAAGCAAAGTATTGTTGATGTCCTCTGTAGAGATTCTTCAGGTATTCAGTACGTTTGCGAGATGCAGGTCGCTAAAACCAAAGGCTTCGAAAAACGTGCCCAATACTATGCAGCTAAAGCTTACTCAAGACAAGCTGATAAAGGTGATCAATACCAAGACCTTAAGGAAATTATCTTTATTGCTATAGCAGATTGTGTTTTATTTCCTGATAAGTCTGAGTATAAATCAAAGCACACTATTCGAGATGAAGACACTAATGAGCACGATCTAAAAGATTTTTACTTCATATTTATTGAATTGCCAAAATTTCCAAAAACCAAAGAGGATCAGCTTTCAAGTATAGTCGAGAAATGGGTTTACTTCTTTAAATATGCAGATGAGACTAGCGAAGAAGAGCTGGAAAAAATAATAGGTAGTGATCTAATAATTAAAAAGGCCTATGAAGAGCTAAATAGATTTAACTGGTCAGAAAAAGAATTTATTGCTTATGAACAAGAAATAAAACGTATTCTTGATGAACAGGCTGTCCTCGCTCAAAAACTTGATGATGCTACTGAAAAAGGTAGAGAAGAAGGTAGACAAGAAGGTAGACAAGAAGGCATCCTTATCGGACATGAAAAAGGCAGAGAAGAAGGTATTCAAATTGGTGAAGAAAAGGGCGAAAAACAGGCTAAAATAGCAGTGGCTAAGGAAATGCTTGCTGATAAAATGAGTATTAATACTATTGCTAGATTAACAGGATTGCCCATCAGCGAAGTTGAAAAATTGAAAAAGTAA